In Pseudomonas alcaliphila JAB1, a single window of DNA contains:
- the algW gene encoding Do family serine endopeptidase AlgW has product MPQALRFLGWPLLVGVLFALLLIQRYPEWVGLPRQDVQLVQAPLYSRLQEGPVSYSEAVDTASPAVANLYTTKLVSKPTHPLFEDPTFRRFFGDNLPRQQRMESSLGSAVLLSREGYLLTNNHVVSGADQIVVALKDGRETLARVIGSDPETDLAVLKIDLPNLPAITLGRSDSIRIGDVTLAIGNPFGVGQTVTMGIISATGRNQLGLNTYEDFIQTDAAINPGNSGGALVDAHGNLVGINTAIFSKSGGSQGIGFAIPVKLAMEVMQAIIEHGKVIRGYLGVEVQPLTPELAESFGLDGRPGIVVAGVYRDGPAQKAGLQPGDLILSIDGEPASDGRRSMNQVARTKPGDKIHIDVLRNGKPLQLTAEIGIRPPVNGN; this is encoded by the coding sequence ATGCCCCAGGCACTGCGTTTTCTCGGTTGGCCCCTGCTGGTCGGTGTGTTGTTCGCACTGCTGCTGATCCAGCGCTACCCGGAGTGGGTCGGCTTGCCACGCCAGGACGTGCAGCTGGTACAGGCACCGCTCTACAGCCGCCTGCAGGAAGGCCCGGTGTCCTACTCCGAGGCAGTCGATACCGCATCGCCAGCAGTGGCCAACCTGTACACCACCAAACTGGTGAGCAAACCGACTCATCCGCTGTTCGAAGATCCGACCTTCCGCCGTTTCTTCGGCGACAACCTGCCACGTCAGCAGCGCATGGAGTCGAGCCTCGGCTCGGCCGTACTGTTGAGCCGTGAAGGCTATCTGCTGACCAACAATCACGTGGTCAGCGGCGCCGACCAGATCGTCGTCGCCCTCAAGGACGGCCGCGAAACCCTGGCACGGGTGATCGGCAGCGACCCGGAAACCGACCTGGCCGTATTGAAGATCGACCTGCCCAATCTCCCGGCGATCACCCTGGGGCGCTCCGACAGCATTCGCATCGGCGATGTGACCCTGGCCATCGGCAACCCTTTCGGCGTCGGCCAGACCGTGACCATGGGTATCATCAGCGCCACCGGGCGCAACCAGCTGGGCCTCAACACCTACGAAGACTTCATCCAGACCGATGCGGCGATCAACCCGGGCAACTCCGGCGGCGCGCTGGTCGATGCGCACGGCAACCTGGTGGGCATCAACACGGCGATCTTTTCCAAGTCCGGCGGCTCGCAGGGCATCGGCTTCGCCATCCCGGTGAAACTGGCCATGGAAGTGATGCAGGCGATCATCGAACACGGCAAGGTGATTCGCGGCTATCTCGGTGTCGAGGTGCAACCACTGACGCCAGAGCTGGCCGAGTCCTTCGGCCTCGATGGCCGCCCCGGCATCGTCGTCGCCGGTGTCTATCGCGACGGCCCGGCGCAGAAAGCCGGCCTGCAGCCTGGCGACCTGATTCTCAGCATCGATGGCGAGCCGGCCAGCGACGGTCGCCGCTCGATGAATCAGGTCGCGCGTACCAAACCAGGCGACAAGATCCACATCGACGTGTTGCGCAACGGCAAACCGCTGCAGCTGACCGCCGAGATAGGTATTCGCCCCCCCGTTAACGGCAACTGA
- the cysD gene encoding sulfate adenylyltransferase subunit CysD, whose amino-acid sequence MLDKLTHLKQLEAESIHIIREVAAEFDNPVMLYSIGKDSAVMLHLARKAFFPGKLPFPVLHVDTRWKFQEMYRFREKMVSEYGLELLTHINPDGVAQDMNPFTYGSAKHTDVMKTEGLKQALDKYGFDAAFGGARRDEEKSRAKERVYSFRDSKHRWDPKNQRPELWNVYNGKVKKGESIRVFPLSNWTELDIWQYIYLEQIPIVPLYFAAEREVIEKNGTLIMIDDERILEHLSDEEKARITKKMVRFRTLGCYPLTGAVESTALTLPEIIQEMLLTRTSERQGRVIDHDAAGSMEEKKRQGYF is encoded by the coding sequence ATGCTCGACAAATTGACCCATCTGAAGCAGCTGGAGGCGGAAAGCATCCACATCATTCGTGAAGTGGCCGCCGAATTCGACAACCCGGTGATGCTCTATTCCATCGGCAAGGATTCAGCCGTGATGCTGCACCTGGCCCGCAAGGCGTTCTTCCCTGGCAAGTTGCCGTTCCCGGTGCTGCACGTCGATACCCGCTGGAAGTTCCAGGAGATGTATCGCTTTCGCGAGAAGATGGTCAGTGAATATGGCCTGGAACTGCTGACCCACATCAACCCCGATGGTGTGGCGCAGGACATGAACCCCTTCACCTACGGTAGTGCCAAGCACACCGACGTGATGAAGACCGAAGGCCTCAAGCAGGCGCTGGACAAGTACGGTTTCGACGCCGCCTTCGGTGGCGCGCGCCGCGACGAAGAGAAGTCGCGCGCCAAGGAGCGCGTGTATTCCTTCCGCGACAGCAAGCACCGCTGGGACCCGAAGAACCAGCGTCCGGAGCTGTGGAACGTCTACAACGGCAAGGTCAAGAAGGGCGAGTCGATCCGCGTCTTCCCGCTGTCGAACTGGACCGAGCTGGACATCTGGCAATACATCTACCTGGAGCAGATCCCGATCGTGCCGCTGTACTTCGCTGCCGAGCGCGAAGTGATCGAGAAGAACGGCACGCTGATCATGATCGACGACGAGCGCATCCTCGAGCACCTGTCCGATGAAGAGAAGGCGCGCATCACCAAGAAGATGGTGCGTTTCCGTACCCTCGGCTGCTACCCGCTGACCGGCGCGGTGGAGTCCACGGCGCTGACCCTGCCTGAAATCATCCAGGAGATGCTCCTGACCCGTACTTCCGAGCGCCAGGGCCGCGTGATCGATCACGATGCCGCCGGGTCGATGGAAGAAAAGAAACGTCAGGGCTATTTCTGA
- a CDS encoding Nif3-like dinuclear metal center hexameric protein — protein sequence MAIALSTLVEEADAFLNASRISDYCPNGLQVEGRPQVSRIVSGVTASQALIEAAIDAEADVLLVHHGYFWKGENPCVTGMKQRRLKALLAHDISLLAYHLPLDVHPEVGNNVQLARQLGIVVEGPLEPENPRTVGLVGSLEEPMSAADFARHVQQALGREPLLVEGDGLIRRVGWCTGGGQGYIDQAIAAGVDLYLTGEASEQTFHSARENGVSFIAAGHHATERYGVQALGDYLARRFALEHLFIDCPNPI from the coding sequence ATGGCCATTGCCCTGTCCACGCTAGTGGAAGAAGCAGATGCTTTTCTGAACGCGTCACGCATCAGCGATTACTGCCCTAACGGGCTGCAGGTCGAGGGGCGTCCGCAGGTCAGTCGTATCGTCAGCGGCGTCACCGCCAGCCAGGCTCTGATCGAAGCCGCCATCGACGCCGAGGCCGATGTGCTGCTGGTGCATCACGGCTATTTCTGGAAGGGTGAAAACCCCTGCGTCACCGGCATGAAACAGCGTCGTCTGAAAGCGTTGCTGGCTCATGACATCAGCTTGCTGGCCTATCACCTGCCGCTCGACGTTCATCCCGAAGTGGGCAATAACGTGCAGCTCGCTCGGCAGTTAGGCATCGTCGTCGAGGGCCCGCTGGAGCCGGAAAATCCGCGCACCGTTGGTCTCGTTGGCTCGCTGGAGGAGCCGATGAGCGCGGCCGACTTCGCCCGGCACGTGCAGCAAGCGCTGGGGCGTGAGCCGCTGCTGGTCGAGGGCGACGGGCTGATCCGGCGCGTCGGCTGGTGCACGGGTGGCGGGCAGGGCTATATCGACCAGGCGATTGCTGCCGGTGTCGACCTTTACCTGACCGGCGAAGCCTCCGAGCAGACTTTCCACAGCGCACGTGAGAATGGCGTGAGCTTCATCGCTGCCGGCCATCACGCCACCGAGCGCTACGGCGTGCAGGCGCTGGGGGATTATCTGGCGCGGCGTTTCGCCCTCGAACACCTGTTCATCGACTGCCCCAACCCGATCTGA